From Cannabis sativa cultivar Pink pepper isolate KNU-18-1 chromosome 8, ASM2916894v1, whole genome shotgun sequence, a single genomic window includes:
- the LOC115698844 gene encoding probable WRKY transcription factor 75, translating into MENYQMFFPCSSSSSSAYYNNNPSMDQHHHQAFNNNNNVIISKDGFLGLGSDDQNDHNHDHHDGNNNSNDNNNKKKLLGVVMKKNNDDEKKNKKVKKPKFAFQTRSQVDILDDGYRWRKYGQKAVKNNTFPRSYYRCTHHGCNVKKQVQRLTKDEGVVVTTYEGMHTHPIEKHTDNFEHILNQMHIYNPNNF; encoded by the exons ATGGAAAACTACCAAATGTTCTTCccatgttcttcttcttcttcttcagcttattataataataatccaTCCATGGATCAACATCATCATCAAGCttttaataataacaataatgttATTATTTCAAAAGATGGGTTTTTGGGATTAGGGTCAGATGATCAAAATGATCATAATCATGATCATCATGATGGTAATAATAATAgcaatgataataataataagaagaaattaTTAGGAGTGGTGATGAAGAAGAATAATGATGAtgagaagaagaataagaaggtgaagaagcCAAAGTTTGCATTTCAAACAAGAAGCCAAGTTGATATTCTTGATGATGGTTATAGATGGAGGAAGTATGGCCAGAAGGCTGTCAAGAACAATACATTTCCAAG GAGCTACTATAGGTGTACACACCATGGATGTAATGTAAAGAAGCAAGTTCAAAGGTTGACGAAAGATGAAGGTGTTGTGGTGACCACTTACGAAGGAATGCACACCCATCCTATCGAGAAGCATACCGATAATTTTGAACATATCTTGAATCAAATGCACATTTACAATCctaataatttctaa